Proteins found in one Salvelinus alpinus chromosome 11, SLU_Salpinus.1, whole genome shotgun sequence genomic segment:
- the LOC139534210 gene encoding transmembrane protein 229A-like — protein MASWRRESPRSRAGLGGSSLRAARKPRQKDPSSEVGDAGESMTELPQLLRLYFYGMHGVTLDILLSSAQGIWVNSDPKLFGFSSPYLCIMHSLTHFLLEKIYSQKKCFQGRPVVFHLVFYPSVYIGLQILIGNINTLTEHVRIVSATHLVVHYLLSLYFTQVFHKGLARLRYRCPGKRTMSTPEERTLESLPTNGLPDVVRFLFFGMHGFLDEIIFTSIFNLVEKLDRTMSGHTSLWSFLMYGSCSFVVEKLYLHLRFRRGWSTWRRLPIYICFIYTWEFCWGLALRQYGACSWDYSHYPFNFMGLITLLYLPGWVCISLYQDILSNVLLRVVVCAKDEE, from the coding sequence aTGGCCAGCTGGCGGAGAGAGAGCCCGCGGAGCCGGGCAGGACTGGGAGGTAGCAGCCTGAGAGCAGCGAGGAAGCCCCGGCAGAAAGATCCATCCAGCGAGGTAGGGGACGCGGGCGAATCAATGACAGAGCTGCCACAATTGTTACGGCTTTATTTCTATGGAATGCACGGTGTCACTTTGGATATTCTCCTGTCGTCGGCACAGGGGATTTGGGTTAACAGCGACCCAAAACTGTTCGGTTTTTCCTCCCCGTACCTCTGCATCATGCACTCGCTGACCCATTTCTTGCTGGAAAAAATATATTCGCAAAAGAAGTGCTTTCAAGGACGCCCAGTAGTTTTTCACCTTGTTTTCTATCCCTCTGTGTACATCGGGCTGCAGATTCTGATTGGGAATATTAACACGCTGACCGAGCACGTTAGAATAGTCTCTGCCACTCATCTCGTAGTTCACTACCTACTGTCCCTGTACTTCACCCAAGTATTCCACAAGGGGCTTGCGCGGCTGCGCTACCGCTGCCCCGGGAAACGGACCATGTCTACCCCGGAAGAGCGCACCCTGGAGTCGCTGCCTACTAACGGTCTGCCTGATGTTGTGCGATTCCTCTTCTTTGGAATGCACGGCTTTCTGGACGAGATCATTTTTACCTCGATTTTCAACCTTGTGGAGAAATTGGACCGGACCATGAGCGGCCACACGTCACTGTGGTCCTTCCTGATGTACGGGAGCTGCAGCTTCGTGGTAGAGAAACTCTACCTTCATTTACGCTTCAGACGGGGTTGGAGCACCTGGAGGCGGCTCCCCATCTATATCTGCTTCATCTACACCTGGGAGTTCTGTTGGGGGCTGGCGCTTCGGCAGTACGGCGCATGCTCATGGGACTATTCCCACTATCCATTCAACTTCATGGGCCTGATCACGCTCCTCTACCTGCCCGGATGGGTCTGCATCAGTCTCTACCAGGATATTCTGTCCAACGTTCTGCTGCGCGTGGTGGTGTGTGCCAAAGACGAGGAGTGA